A portion of the Calothrix sp. 336/3 genome contains these proteins:
- the gatA gene encoding Asp-tRNA(Asn)/Glu-tRNA(Gln) amidotransferase subunit GatA → MASIRKLHNQLKKKERSAVEITQEALERIQAVEPKLHSFLCVTAEHALAQAKAVDAKIAAGEEIGLLAGIPIGIKDNLCTKGIPTTCGSRILENFIPPYESTVTQKLADAGAVMVGKTNLDEFAMGSSTENSAYQVTANPWDLSRVPGGSSGGSAAAVAGDECVVSLGSDTGGSIRQPASFCGVVGMKPTYGLVSRYGLVAYASSLDQIGPFARTVEDAAILLNAIAGYDPQDSTSLKVEIPDYGISLKPDLKARRKIRIGIIEETFASGLDPVVSAAVAKAIEKLQELGAEIQTVSCPNFRYGLPSYYVIAPCEASANLARYDGVKYGYRAPDTDNLISMYTNTRATGFGAEVKRRIMIGTYALSAGYYDAYYLKAQKVRTLIKQDFEQAFAKVDILACPTAPTTAFRAGEKTTDPLSMYLNDLMTIPVNLAGLPGLSVPCGFDAQGLPIGLQLIGNVLREDQLFQVAHAYEQSTDWHLRTPQL, encoded by the coding sequence ATGGCATCCATCCGCAAGTTGCATAATCAACTGAAAAAAAAAGAACGTTCTGCTGTGGAAATTACTCAAGAAGCCCTAGAGCGTATCCAAGCAGTTGAACCAAAGTTACATAGTTTTTTGTGTGTGACTGCTGAACACGCACTAGCACAAGCAAAGGCTGTTGATGCCAAAATTGCTGCGGGAGAAGAAATAGGTTTATTAGCTGGGATTCCTATTGGTATTAAAGATAATTTATGTACCAAGGGTATCCCCACAACTTGCGGTTCACGGATACTAGAAAATTTTATTCCACCCTATGAATCAACGGTAACGCAAAAACTAGCAGATGCTGGGGCAGTAATGGTGGGAAAAACCAATCTGGATGAGTTTGCCATGGGTAGCTCCACGGAAAACTCTGCTTACCAAGTTACTGCTAACCCTTGGGACTTGAGTCGGGTTCCAGGGGGTTCCTCTGGTGGTTCTGCTGCCGCAGTTGCAGGGGATGAATGTGTGGTATCCCTCGGTTCCGATACGGGTGGTTCTATTCGCCAACCAGCCTCTTTCTGTGGCGTTGTGGGAATGAAACCTACCTATGGGCTAGTTTCTCGATATGGATTAGTGGCTTACGCTTCCTCCTTAGACCAAATTGGACCCTTTGCTCGAACGGTGGAAGATGCGGCAATCTTATTGAACGCGATCGCGGGCTACGATCCCCAAGATTCAACTAGCCTGAAAGTAGAAATACCTGACTATGGTATTAGCTTAAAACCAGACCTGAAAGCTCGGCGTAAAATCAGAATCGGTATTATTGAAGAAACTTTTGCCAGTGGTTTAGATCCAGTTGTCAGCGCAGCTGTGGCTAAAGCCATTGAAAAATTACAAGAATTAGGTGCAGAGATTCAAACTGTATCCTGTCCTAATTTCCGCTATGGTTTACCAAGCTATTACGTTATTGCCCCCTGTGAAGCATCTGCTAATCTTGCTCGCTATGATGGCGTAAAATATGGCTACCGTGCCCCAGATACGGATAACCTGATTTCTATGTACACCAATACCCGTGCCACTGGTTTTGGTGCGGAAGTTAAACGTCGGATCATGATTGGTACATACGCATTGTCTGCTGGCTACTACGATGCCTATTATCTGAAAGCGCAGAAAGTGCGAACATTAATCAAACAAGATTTTGAACAGGCATTCGCCAAGGTTGATATCTTAGCTTGTCCGACTGCCCCAACTACAGCTTTCAGAGCAGGGGAAAAAACCACCGATCCTCTAAGTATGTATTTGAACGATTTGATGACAATTCCTGTAAATCTGGCAGGGTTGCCTGGTTTGAGCGTTCCTTGTGGTTTTGATGCCCAGGGTTTACCTATTGGCTTACAACTCATTGGTAACGTATTACGAGAAGACCAATTATTTCAAGTTGCCCACGCCTACGAACAATCTACGGATTGGCATTTGCGAACACCACAATTATAG
- a CDS encoding OB-fold nucleic acid binding domain-containing protein produces MVKVITRKLADTENVYDIGVENHHNFLIKNGLVASNCFNKSHSTAYGYVTYQTAYLKANYPLEYMAALLTANSGDTDKVQKYIATCINMSIQVDPPDINRSGVDFTPLGDRILFGFSAVRNVGAAAIASILEAREQGGEFKSLGDFCDRTDLGAVNRRTLQSLIYCGAFDKINSNRQQLINDLDLVYDWAQSRAKDRASGQGNLFDLFGTAFATNNPSPTPNSFESAPKAKPVPDFPPQERLRWEKELLGFYVSDHPLKTIRQSARILAPINLSQIGEQKEDTLVCAVVMLNNVKKVTTKKGDSMAILQIEDLTTQCEAVVFPKIYERVNLILHVDSRLIIWGKIDRRDDQVQLIVEDAEPVESVQMVMVELNPQQATTIEEQHRLRTILQEQSGDKDKARVPVIGVIQAGDSRKIVRFNRQFWVQDSRSAMQALQNARFPAQIQFLTNT; encoded by the coding sequence ATGGTTAAGGTTATTACACGCAAACTCGCTGATACAGAGAACGTTTATGACATTGGTGTAGAAAATCACCATAATTTTCTGATTAAAAATGGTTTAGTTGCTTCTAATTGCTTTAATAAGTCTCACTCTACCGCCTATGGATATGTTACTTATCAAACAGCATATTTGAAAGCTAACTATCCTCTAGAGTATATGGCGGCACTGCTAACGGCGAATAGTGGTGACACCGATAAGGTACAGAAATATATTGCCACCTGTATTAACATGTCTATTCAGGTGGATCCACCGGACATAAACCGCTCTGGTGTTGACTTTACACCCCTAGGAGACAGAATATTATTTGGTTTTTCGGCTGTACGAAACGTCGGAGCTGCGGCGATCGCCTCTATCCTGGAAGCAAGAGAACAGGGAGGAGAATTTAAGTCTTTAGGTGATTTCTGCGATCGCACTGATTTAGGTGCAGTCAACCGCCGTACTTTACAATCCCTGATTTACTGTGGTGCCTTTGACAAAATTAACTCCAATCGCCAACAGTTAATCAATGACCTCGATTTGGTCTATGATTGGGCACAGTCTCGCGCTAAAGATCGAGCTAGTGGACAAGGAAATCTCTTCGATTTATTTGGTACCGCATTTGCTACTAATAATCCTAGTCCGACACCCAACAGTTTTGAATCTGCTCCCAAAGCTAAACCTGTGCCCGATTTTCCACCCCAGGAAAGATTAAGATGGGAAAAGGAACTCTTAGGCTTTTATGTCTCAGACCATCCCTTAAAAACTATTCGTCAATCTGCAAGAATTCTCGCTCCCATTAATCTTTCCCAAATCGGAGAACAAAAGGAAGATACATTGGTTTGTGCTGTTGTCATGTTGAATAACGTGAAAAAAGTCACCACAAAAAAAGGTGATTCCATGGCTATTCTACAAATAGAAGATTTGACAACCCAATGTGAGGCTGTGGTATTCCCGAAAATTTACGAGCGGGTGAACCTAATTCTACATGTTGACTCTCGATTAATTATCTGGGGAAAAATTGACCGCCGTGACGACCAAGTTCAATTAATTGTGGAAGATGCAGAACCTGTGGAAAGTGTACAAATGGTGATGGTAGAACTTAACCCTCAACAGGCAACCACTATCGAAGAACAACATCGACTTAGAACTATTTTACAGGAACAATCTGGTGATAAGGATAAAGCCAGAGTCCCGGTTATTGGAGTAATTCAGGCAGGAGATTCTCGGAAAATAGTCCGTTTTAATAGACAATTTTGGGTGCAGGATTCTCGTAGTGCTATGCAAGCTTTACAAAATGCCCGTTTCCCAGCTCAAATTCAATTTTTAACTAATACTTAA
- a CDS encoding DUF6464 family protein, whose translation MLRTILVVIIGFLPSLFSLWLMRKTQERSRSHLRRVATINSQRRQMIHSDTGTNTSDRYYIEGVGYLIGDISCQYNARSGYLRCAVNPTGPCAVCRYYQPMDCEQQSS comes from the coding sequence TTGTTGAGAACAATATTGGTAGTAATCATCGGTTTTTTACCTTCTCTATTTTCCTTGTGGTTAATGCGAAAAACTCAGGAAAGAAGTCGTTCTCATCTCAGAAGAGTTGCAACAATTAATTCCCAAAGAAGACAGATGATTCACAGTGATACAGGAACAAATACCAGCGATCGCTACTATATCGAAGGTGTAGGTTACCTGATTGGTGATATTAGTTGTCAGTATAATGCCCGTTCTGGCTACTTGCGCTGTGCTGTCAACCCCACTGGTCCCTGTGCAGTCTGTCGCTATTATCAACCGATGGATTGTGAGCAGCAGTCTTCCTAG
- a CDS encoding class I SAM-dependent methyltransferase, with the protein MDRVLETEVMDTPEAAIEYDAMDFTEINLAFAQEAIALYPQEQAIVLDAGTGTGRIPILMAQIRPQWQIIAIDLAANMLQIAAQNIQSVGLQQQIHLELIDAKNLPYPDAYFDLVISNSLVHHLPNPLPFFQEIGRVLKPHGAVFLRDLFRPQDEATIDSLVDNIGVDYDQEQRKLFRDSLHAAFTVDEIQELIHQTQLGELRVYQSSDRHWTATKTSKY; encoded by the coding sequence ATGGATAGAGTGTTAGAAACCGAAGTCATGGATACTCCAGAAGCAGCTATTGAGTATGATGCAATGGACTTCACTGAGATTAATCTGGCTTTTGCTCAGGAGGCGATCGCCCTTTATCCTCAAGAACAAGCGATCGTCCTGGATGCAGGTACTGGTACTGGACGTATTCCGATATTAATGGCTCAAATACGTCCTCAATGGCAAATTATCGCTATTGACTTGGCAGCAAATATGCTGCAAATTGCTGCTCAAAATATCCAGTCCGTAGGTTTACAACAACAAATCCATTTGGAGTTAATCGATGCCAAAAATTTGCCCTATCCCGATGCATACTTTGATTTAGTGATATCAAATAGTTTGGTTCACCACTTACCTAATCCTTTACCATTTTTCCAGGAAATAGGAAGAGTCTTAAAACCTCATGGTGCTGTTTTCTTGCGCGATTTGTTCCGACCCCAAGATGAAGCGACAATAGATAGCTTGGTGGATAATATTGGTGTAGACTATGACCAAGAGCAAAGAAAATTATTTCGGGACTCCCTCCATGCAGCATTCACTGTAGACGAAATACAGGAACTGATACATCAAACACAGTTAGGAGAACTCAGGGTTTATCAATCTAGCGATCGCCATTGGACAGCCACAAAAACATCGAAATATTAA
- a CDS encoding tetratricopeptide repeat protein: protein MWNDGSGEIPKNTQSLQLSAKYIQTRKRGTITHEFSQNLSTEMLSLDDDHTAEAYRLLNLGFEMQQAGQLPAAMKYLQESLALFQALGEVYRQSQALSGLSQIAYTLGDYKSAISYSRQCLNLAQKTNDLKLQVQALSHLGNAYRHLHEYHQAIEALENCLDVSEQMQDKRCQVAALNNLGLVYKALGNLPKAIELKLRSLDIVRELQDNWGEEQVLKNLGNSWYGLGDYYQAIAYYEQCVKLSRALNNRRSANHVLKNLGQAYYALGDYSKAIEYHKERLQILEAMEDKRSQEQCLANLGVVSEALGDYHQAILYYEARLELARAMQDSRSEEQALSSLRVACYAVGDYTKAMQYQKTE from the coding sequence ATGTGGAATGATGGTTCCGGTGAAATCCCCAAAAATACACAATCCTTGCAACTATCGGCAAAATATATTCAAACTCGTAAGCGTGGGACTATTACTCACGAATTTTCCCAAAATCTATCCACTGAAATGTTATCATTAGATGATGATCATACCGCAGAAGCCTATCGATTACTCAATCTAGGTTTTGAAATGCAACAAGCAGGTCAATTACCTGCGGCAATGAAATATTTGCAAGAATCCCTGGCACTATTTCAAGCATTAGGAGAAGTCTATAGACAATCACAGGCACTTTCTGGTTTATCGCAAATTGCCTATACCCTGGGAGATTATAAAAGTGCTATTTCCTACTCTAGACAATGTTTGAACTTGGCACAAAAAACCAATGATTTAAAATTACAAGTGCAAGCACTTTCTCATTTAGGTAATGCCTATCGTCACTTGCATGAATATCATCAAGCAATTGAAGCATTAGAAAATTGCTTAGATGTCTCGGAACAAATGCAAGATAAACGCTGCCAGGTTGCAGCATTAAATAATTTAGGACTAGTATATAAAGCTCTCGGCAATTTACCAAAAGCTATAGAACTCAAATTACGGAGTTTAGATATAGTTCGAGAGTTGCAAGATAATTGGGGAGAAGAACAAGTATTAAAAAATTTGGGTAATTCCTGGTATGGATTAGGAGATTATTATCAAGCGATCGCCTACTATGAACAATGTGTTAAACTTTCGCGCGCTCTGAATAATCGCCGTAGTGCCAATCATGTTTTGAAAAACCTGGGGCAAGCTTATTATGCTTTAGGTGATTACTCAAAAGCCATCGAATATCACAAGGAACGTTTACAAATTCTGGAAGCAATGGAAGATAAACGCTCTCAAGAACAGTGTCTTGCCAATTTAGGAGTAGTTTCGGAAGCGCTGGGAGATTACCATCAAGCAATCCTTTACTACGAAGCTCGTTTAGAATTAGCCAGAGCGATGCAAGATAGTCGCAGTGAAGAGCAAGCCTTATCTAGTTTACGAGTAGCTTGCTATGCTGTTGGAGATTACACCAAGGCAATGCAATATCAAAAAACAGAGTAA
- a CDS encoding phosphoribosyltransferase: MLFTPLFANRTEAGRQLAEVIQRLLQQRTLETGVQPIPIIYALPRGGLAVAAPVADLLGCPLTIVVAKKISHPDNPELAIGAVTAGGSVLWADLRKLYLRQSFRSRDQAVKIAMQQAQSLQLKLSFACPQVNTEGSTMILIDDGIATGMTIAAAANALRKLLPAEIWLCAPVAPFKLLPCLQEWGDRVITLATPEPFISVSHFYRDFPQLTTEEALSYLESHSEYSQE, translated from the coding sequence ATGCTATTTACCCCATTATTCGCCAATCGGACTGAAGCAGGAAGACAGCTGGCTGAAGTAATTCAAAGACTATTGCAGCAACGAACCTTAGAAACTGGGGTACAACCAATACCAATAATCTACGCATTACCGAGGGGAGGATTAGCTGTCGCTGCACCTGTTGCTGATTTGTTGGGTTGTCCGTTGACTATAGTTGTAGCCAAAAAAATTAGCCATCCAGATAATCCAGAATTGGCAATTGGAGCAGTAACTGCTGGGGGTAGTGTTTTATGGGCTGATTTGCGAAAATTATACCTACGTCAGAGTTTTCGCAGTCGTGATCAGGCAGTAAAAATTGCCATGCAACAAGCTCAATCTTTACAACTCAAGTTAAGTTTTGCTTGTCCCCAGGTGAATACAGAGGGAAGCACAATGATTTTAATTGATGATGGTATTGCCACAGGAATGACGATCGCTGCTGCTGCTAATGCTTTAAGAAAGTTATTACCCGCAGAAATTTGGTTATGCGCTCCCGTTGCACCTTTCAAGTTATTACCATGCTTACAAGAGTGGGGCGATCGCGTCATTACCCTGGCAACTCCTGAACCTTTTATCAGTGTCAGTCATTTTTATCGAGATTTTCCCCAACTGACAACGGAAGAAGCTCTTTCTTACCTAGAATCCCATTCTGAGTATTCCCAAGAGTGA
- a CDS encoding uracil-DNA glycosylase family protein, which yields MSSDLQLSLFDDSNLLDTPPPQDAKQLILSNGKLPIPAGTYADITELTQYCQNCQRCGLATSRINVVVGKGNPQALIMIIGEAPGQHEDEQGKPFVGRSGQLLDKILASVNLDTEKDVYICNINKCRPPDNRVPTNEEVAACRPYLLEQIRLVDPKIILLTGATAVKSLTGDKRGITKIRGQWMEWEGRLCMPIFHPSYLLRNPSKETGSPKWLMWQDIQLVRGKYDEIRNQK from the coding sequence ATGAGCAGCGATCTTCAACTTAGTCTATTTGATGACTCCAATTTGCTTGATACCCCACCACCACAGGATGCCAAGCAATTAATTCTCAGCAATGGCAAACTTCCCATACCCGCAGGAACCTATGCTGATATTACAGAACTGACTCAATACTGCCAGAATTGCCAAAGATGTGGTTTAGCTACCTCTCGCATCAACGTAGTTGTGGGAAAAGGCAACCCCCAAGCTCTGATCATGATAATTGGAGAAGCTCCCGGTCAACATGAAGATGAGCAGGGTAAACCTTTTGTTGGGAGATCGGGGCAACTCCTAGACAAAATTCTAGCTTCTGTAAATTTGGATACAGAAAAAGATGTTTATATTTGCAATATAAATAAATGTCGTCCTCCAGACAATCGCGTCCCCACCAACGAAGAAGTTGCAGCTTGTAGACCCTATTTATTAGAACAAATTCGCCTCGTTGACCCAAAAATCATTCTGTTGACAGGTGCAACTGCGGTGAAAAGTCTTACAGGAGATAAACGAGGAATCACAAAAATTCGCGGGCAATGGATGGAATGGGAAGGACGTTTGTGTATGCCCATATTTCACCCTTCTTACCTCCTACGCAATCCTTCCAAAGAAACTGGTAGCCCTAAATGGCTGATGTGGCAAGATATTCAATTAGTGCGTGGGAAATACGATGAAATCCGCAATCAAAAATAA